One Cryptomeria japonica chromosome 9, Sugi_1.0, whole genome shotgun sequence genomic window carries:
- the LOC131061008 gene encoding uncharacterized protein LOC131061008, translating into MEKMAAAGCTQTELIGEIQLFSNAQGGNFSRTICKESRTTMMPNNWWSFFGPKTPNIQKLAIRILSQPCSAFDCERNWSMFEHIHSKRRNRLSVEKMNDLVFAHYNLHLKMRRNALADITPIILDEVDPEAEWASETEPVFSEDDIDWVD; encoded by the exons ATGGAGAAGATGGCAGCTGCTGGTTGTACTCAGACCGAACTTATTGGAGAGATACAATTGTTTTCAAATGCTCAAGGGGGGAACTTCTCTCGTACTATCTgcaaagaaagtaggacaactatgatgccaa ataattggtggagcttttttggcccaaaaacaccaaatattcagaagttggccattcgcattttgagccaaccatgcagcgcatttgattgtgagcgcaattggagtatgtttgagcacatacactccaagaggcgcaatagattatctgtggagaagatgaacgATCTTGTCTTTGCTCACTAcaacctccacctcaaaatgagaAGGAATGCATTGGCTGACATCacccctatcattctagatgaggttgatcctgaaGCCGAGTGGGCCTCTGAGACAGAACCTGTCTTTAGTGAGGACGACATTGATTGGGTCGACTAG